From one Asterias amurensis chromosome 10, ASM3211899v1 genomic stretch:
- the LOC139943355 gene encoding melatonin receptor type 1A-like: MEPIECSLNDTLNLTTNGALILLYNSTDKVVIPVILPVIFALCLLFNFIFLFAVFRVSEVRSDTTVYLIHLALADFIFMFSHVCFYMLSFLRSPVKGHLSFTHPMECVLSIVSIITGYVSSIALVTMMSFERYLAICHPLKHLKIRGRERTLKIIAFCWLIGFIWSVAVTPSHATLQTTCVRWPDDDAYQMFPSALTSCTFIGSWAYHYSQAIVILPWFISMFSNGYMYARIIQALNKRRGANGRTETDRKAVQIRNQAAKMLIVNGVVFFICQSPYTFIVLIIWMYRITQIDNPIYEFLINGGSWLMYLPQYINTILNPVIYGVINRQYRAAFVRAFHLKASTTRHQRTLHPVHAISPTSNTAAQPSSTEEGDNDTESMKGTWL, from the coding sequence ATGGAACCGATAGAATGCAGTTTAAATGATACATTGAACCTCACTACTAACGGAGCTCTCATATTGCTTTATAATTCTACAGACAAAGTCGTAATACCTGTTATTCTACCAGTTATATTTGCCCTGTGTCTTCTCTTCAACTTTATTTTTCTGTTTGCAGTTTTCCGTGTTTCTGAGGTGAGATCGGACACGACTGTTTATTTGATACACTTGGCATTGGCTGACTTTATATTTATGTTCAGCCACGTATGCTTTTACATGTTGTCATTTCTACGGTCTCCAGTGAAAGGCCATTTATCATTCACCCATCCCATGGAGTGCGTGTTGTCAATCGTGTCTATAATAACTGGGTATGTCTCATCGATTGCACTCGTAACTATGATGTCATTTGAGAGATATCTTGCTATCTGCCATCCTCTAAAGCATCTTAAAATCCGTGGTCGAGAACGCACCCTGAAAATCATTGCTTTTTGTTGGTTGATTGGGTTTATCTGGAGTGTTGCGGTAACACCTAGTCATGCAACTCTTCAAACGACATGTGTACGTTGGCCGGATGATGACGCCTACCAAATGTTCCCGTCAGCTCTAACGTCTTGTACATTTATAGGTTCGTGGGCTTATCACTACAGTCAAGCCATCGTGATTCTTCCCTGGTTCATTTCAATGTTTAGCAACGGGTACATGTATGCGCGCATCATACAGGCACTTAACAAACGCAGGGGTGCCAATGGTAGAACAGAGACAGACAGGAAAGCCGTGCAAATCCGCAACCAAGCTGCCAAAATGTTGATTGTCAACGGTGTGGTTTTCTTCATTTGTCAGTCTCCGTACACTTTCATCGTTCTCATTATCTGGATGTACCGTATAACTCAGATTGACAATCCAATTTATGAATTTCTAATTAATGGAGGTTCTTGGCTTATGTACTTGCCACAGTACATCAACACCATTCTTAATCCTGTGATCTACGGTGTGATAAACAGGCAATACCGAGCTGCCTTCGTTAGAGCCTTTCACCTGAAAGCCTCCACAACTAGACATCAACGCACACTGCACCCAGTCCATGCAATAAGTCCTACATCAAATACTGCTGCACAGCCAAGTTCAACTGAAGAAGGAGACAATGACACTGAATCTATGAAAGGAACCTGGCTATGA